One window from the genome of Leptospira broomii serovar Hurstbridge str. 5399 encodes:
- a CDS encoding acyl-CoA dehydrogenase family protein codes for MLQNNYFNDVPDLRLHFDHLIAWKEIVDSYENGFADAEKYKAGDERFATAPSSYDEALEYYRTLLDSVGEFAGKEIAPYVSELDKVGVKYENGHVTFPEKMLEIVRKARDAGLQPTGFSRKYGGLGIPWTVRAFFGEILYRVDASVCIAIGCVNLAEIIEKNGSEELKEAWLPRLAAGEFACAMGLTEPDHGSDLPGLRTRAVRKEGNTYLLNGTKRFITHGCGTGEIPAILLLLARTGNPGSGARGLSFFLVQSKDVQIAGIEKKMGLHCSPTCEVVLENAPGILIGEEGHGLIKHTMGMLNGARVGIAQQGVGIAQAALSETQKYTSERIQFGKPIAEIPAVRKILRRMERETMAMRCLVMECARSMDLYYFRGEHLREKGASERDLKSDVVLKYWERLAGLMTPISKFYCSETCVRVAGDGVQLHGGAGFTEDYDVSRIYRDSRITTIYDGTSQIQVNAAIGGIVTGMASHGFLREYVENEWNHFATDEVKTLSEVWDGYKDILGLYKELPSGEEREEIADEIVWATARLLSGLLFYKSTLRTPEELRSERLAHVEDYCLDSLAFTEGLKAKLRAKVSSAKVA; via the coding sequence ATGCTCCAAAATAATTACTTTAACGACGTTCCGGATCTCCGATTGCATTTCGATCATCTCATTGCTTGGAAGGAGATTGTTGATTCCTACGAAAACGGCTTTGCCGATGCGGAAAAATACAAAGCAGGGGACGAGCGATTTGCAACTGCGCCTTCTTCTTACGACGAGGCGTTGGAATATTATAGAACTTTGTTAGACTCCGTCGGGGAATTTGCCGGCAAGGAAATCGCGCCGTATGTTTCGGAACTGGATAAAGTTGGAGTGAAATATGAAAACGGCCATGTTACGTTTCCCGAAAAAATGTTGGAAATCGTTAGAAAGGCGCGTGACGCAGGACTTCAGCCGACCGGATTTTCCAGAAAGTACGGCGGTTTGGGAATTCCTTGGACCGTCAGGGCCTTTTTCGGAGAAATTCTTTATAGAGTGGACGCATCGGTTTGTATAGCGATCGGATGCGTGAATCTTGCCGAAATTATCGAGAAGAACGGAAGCGAAGAGTTGAAAGAGGCTTGGCTCCCCAGACTTGCTGCTGGCGAATTCGCATGTGCGATGGGATTAACCGAACCGGATCATGGTTCCGATCTTCCAGGTCTGAGAACCCGTGCGGTTCGGAAGGAAGGAAACACATATCTTTTGAACGGAACGAAACGCTTTATCACTCACGGATGCGGCACGGGAGAAATTCCTGCAATTTTACTCTTATTGGCAAGAACCGGAAATCCCGGTAGCGGAGCGAGAGGGTTATCTTTCTTTTTAGTCCAATCGAAAGACGTTCAAATCGCCGGGATCGAAAAGAAGATGGGTTTACATTGCTCTCCGACTTGCGAAGTAGTCTTGGAAAATGCTCCAGGAATCTTGATCGGAGAAGAAGGGCACGGCCTAATTAAGCATACGATGGGTATGCTTAACGGCGCAAGGGTCGGCATAGCTCAACAGGGTGTCGGAATCGCTCAGGCCGCGTTATCCGAAACGCAAAAATACACTTCGGAACGTATTCAATTCGGAAAGCCGATAGCAGAGATTCCTGCGGTTCGTAAGATTTTGAGAAGAATGGAGAGAGAGACAATGGCGATGCGCTGCCTCGTCATGGAATGCGCTCGTAGTATGGATTTGTATTATTTTAGAGGCGAACATCTGAGAGAGAAGGGCGCGTCGGAACGCGACCTGAAATCCGATGTGGTTTTAAAATATTGGGAAAGGCTTGCCGGCCTGATGACTCCTATTTCCAAATTTTATTGTTCGGAAACCTGTGTTCGGGTTGCAGGAGACGGTGTGCAATTGCACGGAGGAGCCGGATTTACGGAAGATTATGACGTTTCCAGAATATACAGGGATTCGAGAATAACTACCATCTATGATGGAACTTCTCAAATCCAAGTGAACGCGGCAATCGGCGGCATAGTGACCGGAATGGCTTCTCACGGATTTCTACGCGAATACGTCGAAAACGAATGGAATCATTTCGCAACCGACGAAGTTAAAACTTTGTCGGAAGTCTGGGACGGATACAAGGATATATTAGGTTTATATAAAGAACTTCCATCCGGCGAAGAGCGTGAGGAAATTGCGGATGAAATCGTTTGGGCGACGGCGAGGTTATTATCGGGACTGCTCTTCTATAAATCCACATTGCGCACACCGGAGGAGTTAAGATCCGAACGACTCGCGCATGTCGAAGATTATTGTCTAGATAGCTTGGCGTTTACGGAAGGCTTGAAGGCGAAATTGCGCGCAAAAGTCTCTTCAGCTAAAGTAGCTTAA
- a CDS encoding rhomboid family protein translates to MKRFLQNFSQNFHIENLTGYFAAVTAVVSAYSLLFDSDFGNITPLTLKERDWASILLYVFKVNSSFFGNPWIGLIFYVYVFFFMGKILEDDLGVPRFNMYLWLGAVQITAGAIFSLYVPLAVDSSLFYECLFLAVAYRHPNMQIYIFFIIPVRIKWLGFLVAGIMLYTRITYVMITGSAFPLLGILIGLSNLILFYGKDIWRDLRGNVRTQMKSVKVDSLPTVHKCFVCGITEKDDPQMDFRYCVECTDHEYCEKHLHNHKHVK, encoded by the coding sequence TTGAAGCGTTTCCTACAAAACTTCTCACAAAATTTCCACATTGAAAACTTAACCGGTTACTTTGCCGCAGTAACGGCGGTCGTGAGCGCATATTCTTTACTTTTTGATTCGGATTTCGGGAATATCACTCCCTTAACCCTAAAAGAAAGAGATTGGGCGAGCATACTTCTTTACGTATTCAAAGTAAACTCCAGCTTTTTCGGAAACCCATGGATCGGTTTAATCTTCTATGTTTACGTGTTCTTTTTTATGGGTAAAATTTTAGAGGATGACTTGGGCGTTCCTCGCTTTAATATGTATCTGTGGTTAGGCGCGGTTCAAATCACCGCTGGAGCGATCTTCTCTTTGTATGTGCCTCTTGCCGTTGACTCAAGCCTATTTTATGAATGTCTGTTTCTAGCGGTTGCATATCGGCACCCTAACATGCAAATTTACATATTCTTTATCATTCCGGTTCGAATCAAATGGTTGGGTTTCTTGGTGGCCGGAATCATGCTTTATACCCGAATCACTTACGTGATGATCACCGGTTCCGCCTTTCCGTTACTAGGCATATTGATCGGTCTTTCTAATTTAATTCTATTTTATGGAAAGGATATCTGGCGCGATCTTAGAGGAAACGTTAGAACTCAAATGAAATCGGTCAAAGTCGATTCTCTTCCGACTGTTCATAAATGTTTCGTTTGCGGCATTACGGAAAAAGACGATCCGCAAATGGACTTTCGATATTGCGTGGAATGTACGGATCATGAATATTGTGAAAAGCATTTGCACAATCATAAGCACGTTAAATAG
- a CDS encoding DinB family protein: MVQIEYCKAMSSYNRWQNDSLLIVCASLKAEELEADRKLFFGSIANTWNHLILIDLAWLDRFEKRPVQITNFKERVFSSFDELAEKRRELDKSISNWTEEVSSEFLMQDLTFYSFMYAKEVTLPVWLLVTHFFNHQTHHRSQISTALFQSGFDYGVTDIPWNPIYHSVK; encoded by the coding sequence ATGGTTCAAATCGAATATTGTAAGGCGATGTCGTCATATAATCGGTGGCAAAATGATTCTTTATTAATCGTTTGTGCTAGTTTAAAGGCGGAGGAATTGGAGGCGGATAGGAAATTATTTTTCGGGTCCATTGCTAATACTTGGAATCATCTAATCCTGATAGACTTAGCCTGGTTGGATAGGTTTGAAAAAAGGCCCGTTCAAATTACGAATTTTAAAGAAAGAGTATTTAGTTCCTTTGACGAACTGGCAGAGAAAAGGCGGGAATTGGACAAATCGATCTCGAATTGGACCGAAGAGGTTTCCTCGGAATTCCTAATGCAAGACCTTACCTTTTATAGCTTTATGTATGCTAAAGAAGTTACGTTGCCTGTTTGGCTATTAGTGACGCATTTTTTTAATCATCAGACTCATCATCGTAGTCAGATTTCAACCGCTTTGTTTCAATCCGGTTTCGATTATGGCGTCACGGATATTCCTTGGAATCCGATATATCACTCGGTAAAATAG
- a CDS encoding LIC13259/LIC11441 family protein, whose protein sequence is MRNVFAYLAAASIITATAVPAAEVNFEEKLFERMARIYEELLSSEERKINAKGIAFLVREAKKSSQETRVLYAKAQTFAELLEKASSRKDQEFLYGELSLTLSNLAPKYSLHAFHCPTSKKGWIAKVETVRNPYLSEMREIGEKLN, encoded by the coding sequence ATGCGCAATGTATTTGCTTATTTAGCAGCAGCCTCGATTATCACGGCGACCGCCGTTCCGGCAGCGGAAGTAAACTTTGAAGAGAAGTTATTCGAGCGTATGGCTCGTATCTATGAGGAATTGCTTTCCAGCGAAGAACGAAAAATAAACGCGAAAGGGATCGCTTTCTTAGTAAGAGAAGCTAAGAAAAGCTCGCAAGAAACAAGAGTCTTGTATGCGAAAGCCCAAACGTTTGCGGAGTTGCTGGAAAAAGCGTCTTCCCGCAAAGACCAGGAATTTCTTTACGGCGAGCTTTCGTTGACCTTAAGCAACCTAGCACCTAAATATTCGCTTCACGCTTTTCATTGCCCAACGAGTAAGAAAGGTTGGATTGCTAAAGTTGAAACTGTCCGAAATCCATATCTGTCGGAAATGCGCGAAATCGGGGAGAAACTTAATTAA
- the ppk1 gene encoding polyphosphate kinase 1: MENGAHNSKDPIHLGNPDIFFDRELSWIDFNRRVLEEANDHDNPLLERLKFLCITESNLDEFYMVRVAGIRNMLAEGNDENSLNGQRASEILSELSKKVQVFVKDQYETFDLTLRQLKDSGINIIIDPKELSASEIEQIRQYYKDDVSPILTPLSIDPSHPFPHILNRSLNLAILLSTDDEKTGMKKDLFAVVQVPSVLPRFFQLKSQGKVRRFFPLEAIITLHVDDLFYGMEVKEIYPFRIIRDADISIDEEASVKDLLITMKKEIRNRIWGDAVRMDIHEGTSPFVKNTLKELLELQDNEMFDVPSLLNLNDTMYFYGLEHTSKLKYPFFQQKLTLKFDSPEKIFEAIQRKDRLLHHPYQSFAAIEELLRISSEDPKVLGIKMTLYRTSGDSPIIQHLGQAAENGKQVTVLVELKARFDEERNIKWAQKLEERGVHVVYGVVGLKIHCKMLMIVRREDEHLIRYVHLGTGNYNSTTSRYYTDLSFFTVNKEITEDVATIFNTITSYAKMPHLNQLAASPHNLKATFLELIEKETENAKAGKPARIVFKMNSLVDPHIILSMYKASKAGVIIELIIRGICCLKPGLPGISENITVISIVGRFLEHTRIYYFLSGGEESIFLASADCMPRNFERRIEVLFPILDVKHKDRIKKILDVQLKDNVKARILHSDGVYRKRERLEGEKPMDSQIERMNFAE; the protein is encoded by the coding sequence ATCGAAAATGGAGCTCACAATTCGAAAGATCCCATCCATTTGGGGAATCCCGACATTTTTTTCGATCGAGAATTATCCTGGATCGATTTTAATCGACGCGTTTTAGAGGAAGCAAACGATCACGATAATCCTCTTTTAGAAAGATTAAAGTTCCTTTGCATTACCGAATCGAATTTGGACGAATTCTATATGGTTCGAGTGGCGGGAATTCGCAACATGCTTGCGGAAGGGAACGACGAAAATAGTCTCAACGGCCAAAGGGCTTCCGAAATCCTTTCCGAATTATCGAAGAAAGTTCAAGTTTTCGTAAAGGATCAATATGAAACTTTCGATCTTACCCTTCGGCAATTGAAAGATAGCGGAATTAATATCATTATCGATCCGAAAGAGCTCAGCGCTTCGGAGATCGAACAGATTCGCCAATATTATAAGGACGATGTTTCTCCGATCCTCACTCCTCTCTCGATCGACCCGTCTCATCCTTTCCCGCATATTCTAAATCGATCGTTGAATCTCGCGATTCTACTAAGTACAGACGACGAAAAAACCGGAATGAAAAAGGATTTATTTGCGGTAGTGCAAGTGCCTTCCGTGTTACCTCGATTTTTTCAACTTAAGAGTCAGGGTAAGGTCCGCAGGTTCTTTCCATTGGAAGCCATCATTACTCTTCATGTGGATGATCTATTCTATGGGATGGAAGTAAAGGAAATTTACCCGTTCAGAATTATCCGAGATGCGGATATCTCGATCGACGAGGAAGCTTCGGTGAAGGACCTCCTCATCACGATGAAAAAGGAAATCCGAAATCGTATATGGGGCGATGCGGTTCGGATGGACATCCACGAGGGTACCTCCCCGTTCGTTAAAAACACACTCAAAGAACTTTTAGAATTACAAGACAATGAGATGTTCGACGTGCCTTCATTATTGAATTTGAACGACACGATGTATTTCTACGGTTTGGAACATACTTCGAAATTAAAATACCCTTTCTTTCAGCAGAAACTGACTTTAAAATTCGACTCGCCGGAAAAGATTTTTGAAGCGATCCAAAGAAAAGACAGACTTCTTCATCATCCCTACCAGTCTTTTGCGGCTATCGAAGAACTTTTACGAATTTCCAGCGAAGACCCGAAGGTATTGGGAATCAAGATGACCCTATATAGGACGAGTGGAGATTCGCCGATTATTCAGCATCTTGGACAGGCCGCTGAAAACGGTAAACAAGTAACGGTCTTAGTCGAACTCAAGGCTCGCTTCGACGAGGAGAGAAATATCAAATGGGCGCAGAAGTTGGAAGAACGCGGTGTTCATGTGGTGTATGGCGTCGTCGGTTTAAAGATACATTGCAAAATGCTAATGATTGTTCGAAGAGAAGACGAGCATCTGATAAGATACGTGCATCTGGGCACGGGTAATTATAACTCTACTACGAGTAGATATTATACCGATCTAAGTTTCTTTACCGTTAACAAGGAAATTACCGAGGACGTCGCTACGATATTTAATACCATCACTAGCTATGCCAAAATGCCGCATCTGAATCAATTGGCGGCTTCCCCGCATAACTTGAAAGCTACTTTCCTGGAACTCATCGAAAAAGAAACCGAAAACGCAAAGGCGGGTAAACCGGCGCGGATCGTTTTCAAAATGAATAGCCTGGTGGATCCTCACATTATACTATCGATGTATAAAGCGAGTAAAGCCGGAGTGATAATAGAATTGATCATTCGGGGAATCTGCTGTTTGAAACCGGGGCTTCCGGGAATTTCCGAAAATATCACCGTAATCTCGATCGTAGGAAGATTCCTAGAACATACGCGTATATATTATTTCTTATCCGGCGGGGAAGAGAGTATATTTCTTGCTTCCGCCGATTGTATGCCAAGAAACTTCGAGCGACGAATCGAAGTTTTATTTCCGATCTTGGACGTAAAACATAAGGACCGTATTAAAAAAATCTTAGACGTTCAATTGAAAGACAACGTAAAAGCCCGCATCCTCCATTCGGATGGCGTATATCGTAAGCGGGAGCGATTGGAAGGGGAAAAGCCCATGGATAGTCAAATCGAGCGTATGAATTTTGCTGAATAG
- a CDS encoding FAD-binding oxidoreductase: MSTLTQEKRAQLRTLVGEEKVFFRDEDKMDTATFLSFGTDRTKVYPPNFDILVFPKNTKEVAQLVKFAYDNDLKIVPSGGRTGYAGGAVARNGEIVISLVKMDQVLDFDPFFGSLKVQAGMITKNLHKEAEDRGFYFPVDFSSTGSSHIGGNIATNAGGVRVVHYGLIRQWVLGLTVVTGTGEILEFNGEILKNNTGYDLKHLFIGSEGTLGIITECTLKLTSKPSDNRVLFSAVPDFSSILELFKETHNVKVPLLAFEFLTRYCLEKVIDHLHVPDAFPEKSPYYVLMEFEIMDERDEEKLFSFLETVVEKGLVSDGSLASNSRQAETFWKYREGISESISIDYTVHKNDISLPLRNMNSFLEDMQALLNSKYPGFEIALFGHIGDGNLHLNIVKPKGLSDAEFFSQCKSVDPSMFELLQKHHGSISAEHGIGLLKRDFLHFSRTDAELEIMRQIKKTLDPKNLLNPGKVLLESK; this comes from the coding sequence ATGAGCACACTGACACAAGAAAAACGCGCACAACTAAGGACCCTTGTCGGAGAGGAGAAAGTATTCTTTCGAGACGAAGATAAAATGGATACGGCTACTTTCTTATCGTTTGGAACCGATCGAACGAAAGTATATCCGCCGAATTTCGATATTCTTGTTTTTCCCAAAAATACCAAAGAAGTAGCGCAATTAGTGAAATTCGCGTACGACAACGATCTGAAAATCGTTCCTTCGGGTGGACGCACAGGCTACGCCGGAGGAGCCGTCGCAAGGAACGGAGAGATCGTCATCTCCTTGGTAAAAATGGATCAGGTTCTGGATTTTGATCCATTCTTCGGGTCTTTAAAAGTACAAGCAGGCATGATTACCAAGAACCTTCATAAAGAAGCGGAGGATCGAGGTTTTTATTTTCCCGTAGATTTCTCTTCCACGGGTTCTTCTCATATCGGCGGCAATATCGCGACGAACGCCGGCGGGGTTCGAGTCGTACACTACGGGTTGATACGTCAATGGGTTTTAGGATTAACCGTCGTAACAGGCACCGGAGAAATTCTCGAATTTAACGGGGAAATTCTCAAAAATAATACCGGATACGATCTAAAACATCTGTTTATCGGATCGGAAGGGACGCTCGGAATCATTACGGAATGCACGCTGAAATTGACAAGCAAGCCTTCGGACAATCGAGTTCTGTTTAGCGCAGTGCCCGACTTTTCTTCTATACTCGAGTTATTCAAGGAAACACATAACGTAAAAGTCCCGCTTTTAGCATTTGAATTTCTTACCCGTTATTGTCTGGAAAAAGTAATCGATCATTTGCATGTCCCTGACGCTTTTCCGGAAAAGAGTCCATATTATGTTTTAATGGAATTTGAAATAATGGATGAAAGGGATGAGGAAAAATTATTCTCCTTCCTGGAAACAGTGGTTGAAAAAGGGCTGGTCTCGGACGGAAGCTTGGCTTCCAATTCCCGCCAAGCTGAAACTTTCTGGAAGTATAGAGAAGGAATCAGCGAATCCATTTCAATCGATTATACCGTGCATAAAAACGACATCTCTCTTCCATTACGAAATATGAATTCTTTTTTAGAAGACATGCAGGCTTTATTGAACAGTAAGTATCCTGGATTCGAAATCGCGTTATTCGGCCATATCGGAGACGGTAATTTACATTTGAATATCGTAAAGCCTAAGGGTCTTTCGGATGCGGAGTTTTTTTCGCAGTGTAAAAGCGTAGACCCGTCCATGTTTGAATTGTTGCAAAAGCACCACGGTTCCATCAGCGCCGAACACGGAATCGGGCTTTTAAAAAGGGATTTTCTACATTTTTCCAGGACCGATGCCGAACTTGAAATTATGCGACAAATAAAGAAAACGCTGGATCCAAAAAATCTATTAAACCCGGGGAAAGTTTTGCTTGAGTCGAAATAA
- a CDS encoding transmembrane 220 family protein, producing the protein MSRNKLGPFLSNAFRGFTALTWVVFAGLQYNDPDPQVWIPAYLSVAVLYCAEWFPYFREPGLRSLISGISRALAGGYFLWGIYTFLEDPRADFDSEIFRESLGLGLSSIWLLLLPLFQGRVTK; encoded by the coding sequence TTGAGTCGAAATAAACTCGGACCTTTTCTTTCCAATGCATTTCGCGGTTTTACCGCACTGACTTGGGTCGTATTCGCAGGTCTTCAGTATAACGACCCGGATCCTCAAGTCTGGATTCCCGCTTATCTATCAGTAGCTGTACTTTATTGCGCCGAATGGTTCCCTTACTTTCGAGAACCCGGACTGCGCAGTTTGATTTCGGGGATATCCAGAGCTTTGGCCGGAGGTTACTTTCTTTGGGGTATTTATACTTTTTTAGAGGACCCTCGTGCGGATTTCGATTCAGAAATCTTCAGGGAAAGTTTGGGATTAGGGCTGTCCTCCATCTGGCTATTGCTCCTTCCTTTATTTCAGGGACGTGTCACAAAATGA
- a CDS encoding lysophospholipid acyltransferase family protein produces the protein MKIRLEAWLSILFLRIIYLTIRWKEIKIPKTTEDFFRKKNSFLLALWHNQIPYAIDLTSSYLVKKRGMRIVPLASRSEDGEMISIVLEHFGIESRRGSSRRGGAAGLRALVKEAMDGAISLITPDGPTGPVYELKPGIIQLASLTGYPVIAFSADYDRFWKVNSWDRTKVPKPFSKAIFTFTDPFFVPKLKGEEQLEKWRKKLEILMLENCGITSTEAENVRAEVRERKN, from the coding sequence ATGAAGATTAGATTGGAGGCGTGGCTCTCCATCTTATTTCTAAGAATCATTTATCTGACAATCCGATGGAAAGAAATTAAAATTCCAAAAACGACAGAAGACTTCTTTCGAAAAAAAAATTCTTTTCTCTTGGCTCTTTGGCACAATCAGATTCCGTACGCAATCGATCTCACCTCTTCTTACTTAGTAAAAAAGAGGGGAATGCGCATCGTCCCACTTGCATCTCGATCGGAGGACGGTGAAATGATCTCTATAGTTTTGGAACATTTCGGCATAGAATCTCGACGAGGTTCGAGTCGAAGAGGAGGCGCCGCGGGATTAAGAGCTCTTGTTAAAGAAGCTATGGACGGCGCAATTTCCTTAATCACGCCGGACGGCCCTACCGGACCGGTATACGAACTTAAGCCGGGAATCATTCAACTCGCATCTCTAACCGGCTATCCCGTCATTGCATTTTCCGCCGATTACGATCGGTTTTGGAAGGTAAACAGCTGGGACAGAACTAAAGTTCCGAAACCTTTCTCTAAGGCGATATTTACATTTACGGACCCTTTCTTTGTTCCTAAACTCAAAGGAGAAGAGCAGTTGGAGAAATGGAGAAAGAAGTTAGAGATTTTGATGTTGGAGAATTGTGGAATCACTTCGACCGAGGCGGAGAATGTCCGCGCAGAAGTTAGAGAGCGGAAGAATTAA
- a CDS encoding LuxR C-terminal-related transcriptional regulator has product MEDIQSSGAIEKSIKIALIEDNSEFGSRCLQSLVEMPEISVADLFTSCEEFLANGQTRYDIVFVDIILPGMNGIDFIRENFPKNSATRFIVLSGIESDAALFKSMQAGAVGYFLKKDLKDISHVTRVVLKEGGILSPGLAVRVMEFFRKTPRKEIFALTPREREILDYINGGFKTKQIALKLGTKEGTVRIQIKSIFRKLKVNSRLDLVRKYS; this is encoded by the coding sequence ATGGAAGATATTCAAAGTTCGGGTGCGATTGAAAAATCCATTAAGATCGCCTTGATCGAGGATAATTCGGAGTTCGGTTCTCGTTGTCTTCAATCCTTAGTCGAGATGCCCGAGATTTCGGTGGCCGATCTTTTTACTAGTTGCGAAGAATTTCTCGCTAACGGGCAAACTCGGTATGATATCGTATTTGTCGATATTATACTTCCTGGAATGAACGGAATCGATTTTATTCGGGAAAACTTTCCCAAAAATTCTGCGACTCGCTTCATCGTTCTATCCGGGATCGAATCCGATGCGGCCTTATTTAAATCCATGCAAGCCGGGGCAGTCGGCTATTTTTTAAAGAAAGATCTCAAAGATATTAGTCACGTAACCAGAGTCGTTTTAAAGGAAGGAGGAATTCTTTCGCCAGGGTTAGCCGTGCGAGTCATGGAATTCTTCAGAAAGACTCCGAGAAAAGAAATCTTTGCATTAACTCCAAGAGAACGGGAGATTTTGGATTATATTAATGGCGGTTTTAAAACGAAACAGATCGCTTTGAAATTGGGTACGAAAGAAGGGACTGTTAGAATTCAAATAAAGAGCATTTTTAGAAAATTAAAAGTGAATTCTCGTTTGGACCTAGTTCGTAAATATTCTTAG
- a CDS encoding alpha/beta fold hydrolase, with the protein MESELGFQRMFVDLGGHKLFYLKREGEGPEKKTLLLIHGLLDSASGFRKLAPYLRKDFTVLLPDIPGFGWSKLPNVRYLYQVNIFADLLYESIRELSLENVVLGGHSMGSLIAMHIALRDRQKENRIKRLVLLAPGGIPHPKRDEMKDLLFPKNTQQIERLFASLYFESAPNLGGFAKKALLSTWNGPANRYLTHNTLDREEEIFLGKKLSAIGLKSLIVSGKEDPITDPTMVKKLHSYMKKSKITWVPSAKHALHIEKPFEVATAINNWL; encoded by the coding sequence ATGGAGTCCGAACTCGGATTTCAAAGAATGTTCGTAGATTTGGGGGGACACAAACTTTTCTATTTAAAGCGCGAGGGAGAAGGGCCGGAAAAGAAGACTCTTCTGCTGATCCACGGCCTTTTAGATAGCGCTTCCGGATTCAGAAAATTAGCCCCATATTTGAGGAAAGACTTTACCGTTCTTCTCCCGGATATTCCCGGATTCGGATGGAGCAAATTACCGAACGTCCGGTACTTGTATCAAGTTAATATCTTTGCCGATTTATTATACGAATCCATCCGGGAGCTTTCACTAGAGAATGTGGTGTTAGGCGGTCACTCCATGGGAAGTCTGATTGCGATGCATATAGCGTTGAGGGACAGGCAGAAAGAAAATAGAATTAAGAGACTGGTTTTATTGGCCCCGGGTGGTATTCCCCATCCAAAACGGGACGAAATGAAGGATCTATTGTTTCCGAAAAATACGCAACAGATTGAAAGGCTTTTTGCATCCCTGTATTTCGAGTCGGCGCCCAATTTAGGAGGTTTTGCGAAGAAGGCTTTGCTTTCTACTTGGAATGGACCCGCAAATCGTTATCTGACCCACAACACTCTAGATCGCGAAGAGGAAATTTTTCTCGGGAAAAAATTGTCCGCAATCGGATTAAAATCCTTAATCGTTTCAGGAAAGGAAGATCCGATTACCGATCCCACTATGGTAAAGAAACTACATTCTTATATGAAAAAGAGTAAAATCACGTGGGTGCCATCGGCAAAGCATGCATTGCACATCGAAAAACCGTTCGAAGTAGCGACTGCCATCAACAATTGGTTGTAA